The uncultured Carboxylicivirga sp. genomic interval ATTTGCTTATTCGCTGAATAATCATTTTCAGCATTCAAATACTCCTGTTGTCTGCCATCGCTATAATTTTCCATCCAATGGTAAGGATCATACCTTTTTACACCAAATAATGTATCACATACTATTTCTTTTATAGCCACAGGAGGTCGCAGCGTATCGTTATAAACATTATTTTCCGAAAACTGCTTTTTTAATGAATCATACCTCTCCAGATTATTTCTAATACTATCCTGAAGTTGAGTATAAGGCGGAATATTTTGTTTTACCCAAAAATCAGAATCAAAACCATTTTCAAAATCATAGAAAATATTGTTGTACTGGTTCTCAAATAATTTATTAGAATCCAGTCTTTGTATGGTATCGGGTATTACTTCTGTAATAAATAACTCTCTATTGGATGTATACAAGAACGATTTCTTTTCTTCGCTGAAATATAAGCGAACTGGCCATGTTTTTTTACAGTGCTTCAAATACCATTTATCTCCGTTTTCTTCATACTCAATATTTGTTTGCGAGCCGTAAAATGTATTACTCACTTTACGAATAGTTTTCTTTTTACCAAAACCTATTTGATGCTTAGAGGTATATCCTCCTGGCTTTTTAATTACAACATTGTAATTGATAGATGCAATAGCATATGAATGAGTATCGATATAAATTAGTCCTGTAAAATAAGCTTGTGTAGAGGGTATCGCTGCTTTTGTATCTTTGTTGGGATACATCCCTATTTTAAATAATCGATGAGACCCTTTCTGAACAATATCCAGTAATTTAAAGTGATGACGTTTAAACCATATCTTATCAAAAAAATGCACGTCATAACTTCCATACTTTACTTTATCCTTCGCAATTACAGATAGTGGGCCTCCAAATAAACTTACTTCTCGGGTTCCCTGCCTCATGTCTAAACTTGAACGGGCTCCTAAAATTTCAACCTTATCTCCCTTGGGAGTACAAATATTGTCATAAGCACCATCTCCTTCCAGTCCTATGGGTCGGGTATATTTAAAAACAGAAGACTGATTGGAATTAATATGCCACATAATAGCCTCGATACTTGCTTCATCGCTTCTGAATTCATTAGTATAAGGAGTTAATTGAAACTTACAAATTGCTTCGCTCATTTTTATGTAACTACTATCCTCTTTAATTAACTCGCGATAAAAACCTTTTAATTGATAAAACTCTTGTGGGTAGTTTTCCGGAATCTTACTAATGGCTTTATGCAAAATCTCCAACGGATCATTTTTTCGAACTTCAACTTCAGACAGTTGATAAATGGATGGTTCTAATAACACTTTATTACATTTCTGCAACTTAGCAACAGACATAACCACTTCGTTATAACCTATTGCAGAAAAAGCAAGACTATCAGTTTCTTTTAGGTATGGATAAACAAAAGAAAACTGGCCATCACTATTGGAGGCCGTTCCCATAAAAGTACCCACTAATTGAATTGACACATATGGAATAGCATCTCCTGTTTCTGCATCTATTATTACGCCTGTAAGTTCACCTATATTACTACTATAAGCTTGCAACAATATAAGTAAATTCAATGCTGTACAAAGAATCTTTTTGATCATCATTAATTACATAGGTTAAGATTGGTTATAAAAGAACAGACGTAAATAATGTAAACTTATTGTATTATTAGATTAAATAGATTTTAGAAATAATTAGTTGATTACGAGCTGATAGATTTACTATAGCCAAGGACTTTGAGCATCAGTCTTACTAAAGGCATCTTCCATCATTTAATCGTAATAGTTGGCATTACTTCCATTACAAGTATATTAATAACCTTTAGGGAGTTCTGCATTAATAGTTTTTGCTCTAAAAAATAAAGGAGCCATACCAATTGTTGCCCTACAACTATCCACTCCATTAATATCTTTAAATGGAATAAACTCCTTCCCTGAAGATGTTAGCATTATCAGAAGCCCATACGTTTGCCATCCTTCATAAGCGTAGGTATACCTATCAGCAATAAATGCATAATCGCTATACTTAATGTTACCTTTTGCTGCTTCTGCGAGTAAAAGTTCTTTAAAATAATTATCCCAAGCGTACTTAGTACTGTTATTTGTTGTAATATGCATTATCAGAGCAAGTACTTTATTGGTATGAAAACCTACATTATTAAAGCCCGGAAAACCATATTCTTCAATTAGAGCTCTTAATTTTACATAGTTTATAGAGTCGGCTAAACTCATTTGATGTGCCATCGAGGTTTCTTGTAAGGGTTGCCTAACAAACTGATCAACACCAAACATCTCAAGTATTTCTTCTAACCCTTGATACTGCTCATAAAGGTTAGTTTTAGAATTCAAGTGATAACTACCTATACCCAAATCATCGATAAACTCTTTATTAAAACCATTATCAAACAATGTCTGAAGACACTTCTCAATCATAGCTGTATCACCAACTTGATGGTAAATGTCAGAAGCTAATATATTATCAAAACATATAAATTTATTAGCGCATTCATATGCCTTATTTAAATAGATCAATGATGAATCAATAAAATTTTGGCTCTTATAATATTCTGCTTTTTCTATATTATAATTATACAGTTTAAAGTCCTGAGAATATGTACTCAAACACATCGTAATAAATAAGACGAAAATTAAATATCTCATAAAAACAAATTTATTAGAGGAGGATGTTGTATTAATTTCTTTTCCTCCTCGTAAATTTAAAAGTTGCTTTTTAGCTAATTGTTCTTCTTTACTAAACTCTTCAAGATTAAATTTCATAATCATATTTTATTATACCTACTCATTACACTATTGACCCTTTTCGGCATCCGGGGTGCTTTCTCTTCTGGCCAGTTTAGTTAAACACATAACAATTATAAGGCCTTTCACTGCGAAATTTTTGCAGTGATATAAAAAAACGTTTTCCTCCCCTTGTTTGCGATAATTCTAATTTACTGCAACAACCAAAGTTTATTTCAAAAGGAGTAAGTAAATAATAGGATTGATAAGTATCGGAGTAATAAAAATCAGCACCTCTTTCCTTTAGTGCTTTTAGGTAATCGTAAAGAGTTCTTTCGCTAATTTGCAATTTTTCGGCTAACTGATTAAGTGTACCAGTTGCCCGCAGGCTCATTAAGGTAATAATACGCTCAAAGCGTTCAAGCTGTTCTATAAACTTCATTAAATTTTAAGTTAAGGTTATTCATTAACATTGCTATCTTAAAAAAATGATCTCAGATGCCTCTGTTAATTGCAAAAACATTAAAACGTAACATGTATTTTCAAAAAAAATTTATCAACAATAAAGTATTGAACTAGCTAAGAGAACTTTGTGTAGTGAAAAAAAAATGATAGAAATTAGAGGTTAGAAGATAGAATAATGCTGGTAACCTTATATGTGTAATCTACGGACTTTAGGCTTCTACAATCGCAAATTGATAAATAGAAATTAGATGCTAGTGGTTAGAGGTTAGAAAAAGACCAACAGTTCTACTCGTGTAATCTGCGGACTTCGGGCTTTGCGCTTCGGACTTGTTAAGGCTTCAACCAACCTTTATTGTTGCCGCAGGTAATTATGCAATCTAAATAACATTGATATGTACATCACTACAAAAGCAGGAACTCCCCACTCGAAAGGGAGTTCCAAATTCTGATTGTCT includes:
- a CDS encoding HTH domain-containing protein, whose product is MKFIEQLERFERIITLMSLRATGTLNQLAEKLQISERTLYDYLKALKERGADFYYSDTYQSYYLLTPFEINFGCCSKLELSQTRGGKRFFISLQKFRSERPYNCYVFN